In a single window of the Nodularia spumigena CCY9414 genome:
- the ctaD gene encoding cytochrome c oxidase subunit I has product MTNIPVAGISHPGEKPSDWKTYFSFSTDHKVIGIQYLVTSFIFFLVGGIFAMVIRGELITPESDLVDRTVYNGMFTMHGTVMLFLWTFPSLVGFANYLVPLMIGARDMAFPRLNAVAFWMVPVVGTLLMASFLVPGGPAQAGWWSYPPVSLQNPTGNLINGQVIWLLAVAISGVSSIMGAVNFVTTIVKMRAPGMGFFRMPLFVWAVFSAQIIQLFGLPALTAGAVMLLLDLTAGTAFFNPSQGGNPVMFQHYFWFYSHPAVYVIILPIFGIFSEIFPVYARKPLFGYKVVAISSMLIAVVSGIVWVHHMYVSGTPGWMRLIFMLTTMFVSVPTGIKVFAWVATIWGGKLRLDTAMLFSLGALVMFVFAGITGIMLSSVPVDVHVNNTYFVVGHFHYVLFGTVTMGLYSAIYHWFPKMTGRMYYEGWGKLHFWLTFIGTNLNFLPMHPLGLQGMLRRVSSYAPEYEFWNIIASLGAFLLGMSTLPFIFNMVVSWMQGEKAPDNPWRAIGLEWMVSSPPPVENFEQIPIIISDPYGYGKTEPLTANNPALKNAE; this is encoded by the coding sequence ATGACAAATATCCCTGTTGCAGGCATCAGTCACCCTGGTGAGAAGCCAAGTGACTGGAAAACATACTTCAGCTTTAGCACCGACCACAAGGTAATAGGTATACAGTACCTTGTCACCTCATTTATCTTCTTTCTCGTCGGTGGTATCTTCGCAATGGTAATTCGGGGAGAACTAATTACACCCGAATCAGACCTAGTTGACCGCACCGTATATAACGGGATGTTCACCATGCACGGCACTGTCATGCTGTTTTTGTGGACATTTCCTTCCCTAGTCGGTTTTGCTAACTATCTAGTACCTCTAATGATAGGGGCGCGAGATATGGCATTTCCCCGACTCAATGCCGTTGCCTTTTGGATGGTGCCGGTAGTCGGAACACTGTTAATGGCCAGTTTCTTAGTCCCTGGTGGTCCAGCCCAAGCCGGTTGGTGGTCTTATCCCCCAGTCAGTCTGCAAAACCCCACAGGTAACTTAATTAATGGTCAAGTAATTTGGTTGCTAGCAGTAGCCATATCCGGCGTATCCTCAATTATGGGGGCAGTTAACTTTGTCACTACCATTGTAAAAATGCGCGCCCCAGGCATGGGCTTCTTTCGGATGCCTTTATTTGTCTGGGCAGTATTTAGCGCCCAAATTATCCAATTATTTGGACTACCTGCACTGACAGCCGGTGCAGTTATGCTGCTACTAGACCTCACTGCTGGTACAGCCTTTTTCAACCCCAGTCAAGGGGGTAATCCAGTGATGTTTCAGCATTACTTCTGGTTTTACTCCCATCCTGCCGTTTACGTGATTATTCTGCCCATCTTTGGTATTTTCTCAGAAATCTTCCCTGTCTATGCCCGCAAACCATTGTTTGGCTACAAAGTAGTAGCCATTTCCTCAATGTTAATTGCCGTAGTCAGTGGTATTGTCTGGGTACACCATATGTATGTTAGTGGTACACCAGGCTGGATGCGGTTGATATTCATGCTCACCACCATGTTTGTATCCGTACCCACAGGCATTAAAGTATTTGCTTGGGTAGCCACCATTTGGGGCGGTAAACTGCGGTTAGATACAGCCATGCTGTTTTCCCTGGGTGCTTTGGTAATGTTCGTCTTCGCCGGTATCACAGGCATTATGCTGTCCTCCGTACCTGTAGACGTTCACGTAAATAACACCTACTTTGTAGTCGGTCACTTCCACTACGTTCTCTTTGGCACAGTGACGATGGGGTTATATTCTGCCATCTACCACTGGTTCCCCAAAATGACCGGCAGAATGTACTACGAAGGCTGGGGTAAACTACACTTTTGGCTAACATTCATTGGTACTAACCTCAACTTCTTACCCATGCACCCATTAGGGTTGCAAGGAATGTTACGCCGAGTTTCCTCCTACGCCCCAGAATACGAATTTTGGAACATTATTGCTAGCTTAGGCGCTTTCCTCCTGGGAATGTCTACCCTACCCTTCATATTCAACATGGTAGTTTCCTGGATGCAAGGAGAAAAAGCCCCCGATAATCCTTGGCGCGCCATTGGACTAGAGTGGATGGTTTCCTCACCTCCTCCAGTAGAAAACTTTGAACAAATACCCATCATCATCTCCGACCCGTACGGCTACGGCAAAACAGAACCCTTAACAGCCAACAACCCCGCATTAAAAAACGCAGAATAA
- a CDS encoding Uma2 family endonuclease, with translation MNALTVNLKSVIDMTDDQFFQLCQNNRELRFERTANGELIIMPPTGGETGNRNGRLNQQLFNWTDADGTGIAFDSSTCFKLPNGADRSPDASWIKLERWDSLTEEQKEKFPPICPDFVVELLSPSDSLKVAQEKMREYIDNGVRLGLLINRKYRQVEIYRQGKEVEVLESPTTVSGEDVLNGFVLNLGMIW, from the coding sequence ATGAATGCTTTAACTGTCAATTTAAAATCAGTGATAGATATGACTGATGATCAGTTTTTTCAGCTATGTCAAAACAACCGGGAATTGAGATTTGAAAGAACTGCAAATGGGGAATTAATCATTATGCCACCAACGGGAGGAGAAACGGGAAATCGTAATGGTAGACTAAATCAACAATTATTTAATTGGACTGATGCTGATGGTACGGGAATAGCTTTTGATTCTTCTACCTGTTTTAAATTGCCTAATGGTGCAGATCGTTCTCCTGATGCTTCTTGGATAAAGTTAGAAAGATGGGATAGTTTAACGGAGGAGCAAAAAGAAAAGTTTCCCCCGATTTGTCCTGATTTTGTGGTTGAATTACTTTCCCCAAGTGATAGTTTGAAGGTTGCACAGGAAAAGATGAGGGAATATATAGATAATGGTGTGCGTTTAGGTTTATTAATTAATCGTAAATATCGGCAAGTTGAGATTTATAGACAAGGAAAAGAGGTTGAGGTTTTGGAGTCTCCTACTACGGTGTCAGGGGAAGATGTGTTAAATGGTTTTGTTTTGAATTTGGGAATGATTTGGTAA
- a CDS encoding IS1634 family transposase, whose amino-acid sequence MLNVKEIQIQNIDHLGIVAGMVDAIGLVEIINDLIGEEKGEKVSPGHAVKAMILNGLGFVSQPLYMFPKFFETIACEHLIGAGVKPEYLNDDKLGRVMDKLFIKGLDTIFLVIALNAAGSNLADSEFVESELSGYSFKENQITYGDIEQRWLVVQSQVRKESDLRKLSQKIIKAEEKAVKELKKLSQDKFACEADAIKALLKISKQFKYHQIEQSNVSEITSKKKDNQPEKFYQIFGTVSRNENQINKEVQSAGRFVIATNILESSVLSNDSMLKEYKAQQSCERGFGFLKDPLFFADSIFLKSPERIESLAMIMGLCLLVYTLAQRQIRAALRENQSTIRNQLGKPTAKPTVRWIFQCFQSIHLVTSNDQIQISNQNKDRDFILRLLPSDCLHYYKFVT is encoded by the coding sequence ATGTTGAATGTAAAAGAAATCCAAATCCAAAATATAGATCATTTAGGCATAGTAGCAGGAATGGTAGATGCCATTGGGTTGGTAGAAATCATTAATGATTTAATAGGTGAAGAAAAAGGAGAAAAGGTCAGCCCTGGTCATGCGGTCAAAGCCATGATTTTAAATGGGTTAGGATTTGTATCTCAACCACTATATATGTTCCCCAAATTTTTTGAAACAATAGCTTGTGAACATTTGATAGGAGCCGGAGTAAAACCAGAATACCTAAACGATGATAAATTGGGTAGAGTCATGGATAAACTCTTTATTAAAGGACTAGATACAATATTTTTGGTAATTGCCTTAAATGCGGCGGGATCGAATTTAGCCGATTCGGAATTTGTCGAAAGCGAATTATCAGGATATTCATTTAAAGAAAATCAAATAACTTACGGGGACATAGAGCAAAGATGGTTGGTCGTACAGAGCCAAGTGAGAAAAGAATCAGACCTGCGTAAGCTTTCACAAAAAATTATCAAGGCTGAAGAAAAAGCTGTTAAGGAATTGAAAAAGTTATCACAAGATAAATTTGCTTGTGAGGCTGATGCTATCAAGGCATTATTAAAAATATCGAAACAATTTAAATATCACCAAATTGAGCAGAGTAACGTCAGTGAAATCACATCAAAGAAAAAAGACAACCAACCAGAGAAATTCTACCAAATATTCGGGACAGTATCCAGGAATGAAAATCAAATTAACAAGGAAGTACAGAGTGCAGGTAGATTTGTAATTGCCACAAATATTTTAGAGTCTAGTGTACTCAGCAATGACTCAATGTTAAAGGAATATAAAGCACAACAATCATGTGAACGGGGATTTGGTTTTCTCAAAGACCCATTATTTTTTGCAGATAGTATCTTTCTCAAAAGCCCTGAGAGAATTGAATCTCTAGCAATGATTATGGGTTTATGCTTGCTGGTATATACCCTGGCACAAAGACAAATACGAGCCGCTTTACGAGAAAATCAATCAACAATTAGAAATCAGTTAGGTAAACCAACTGCAAAACCTACTGTGCGCTGGATATTTCAATGCTTTCAGTCAATTCATTTAGTTACATCTAATGACCAAATTCAAATCTCTAATCAGAATAAAGATAGAGATTTTATTCTGAGGCTTTTACCATCAGATTGTCTTCATTACTATAAATTCGTTACCTAA
- a CDS encoding TdeIII family type II restriction endonuclease yields the protein MVRVDLYILAKDGTEFFFEIKAPKPNKGQCLEVLQRLLRFHLLRGVNRPQVQSYYAMPYNPYGVNKADYKWTQAKSYLPFDKAVVIGNEFWSIVGGATAYEELLEIYLEVGREKSKYMLDTLAFGF from the coding sequence ATTGTTCGCGTAGACCTTTATATTCTGGCAAAAGATGGGACAGAATTTTTCTTTGAAATTAAAGCTCCTAAACCCAACAAAGGACAATGTTTAGAAGTTCTCCAACGTTTATTGAGATTTCATTTGCTGCGCGGTGTCAACCGTCCTCAAGTACAATCTTACTATGCAATGCCGTATAATCCTTATGGTGTAAATAAAGCTGATTATAAATGGACGCAAGCAAAAAGTTATTTACCTTTTGATAAAGCTGTAGTTATCGGGAATGAGTTTTGGAGTATTGTCGGAGGTGCTACTGCTTATGAAGAACTGCTAGAGATTTATCTAGAGGTTGGACGGGAAAAAAGTAAATATATGTTGGATACTTTAGCTTTTGGATTTTAG
- a CDS encoding cytochrome c oxidase subunit 3: MDSSIKPDELQISHHHPGVEHEHDEEGNKMFGFIVFLLSESVIFLSFFAGYIVYKTTTPNWLPAGVSGLEIREPAINTVILVSSSFVIYLAERALQNHNLKGFRIYLAATMAMGSYFLVGQGIEWSNLEFGFTSGVYGGMFYLLTGFHGLHVFTGILLQAIIFVRSYLPGNYDSGHYGVNATSLFWHFVDVIWIVLFILIYLWQ, translated from the coding sequence ATGGACAGTTCCATCAAGCCAGACGAATTACAAATATCTCACCATCACCCAGGCGTTGAACACGAACACGACGAAGAAGGCAACAAAATGTTTGGCTTCATCGTGTTCCTCCTCTCAGAAAGCGTCATCTTTCTCAGCTTCTTCGCCGGCTATATCGTTTACAAAACCACAACTCCCAACTGGCTACCAGCCGGAGTTTCAGGACTAGAAATCAGAGAACCTGCAATCAACACAGTCATTCTAGTTTCCAGTAGCTTCGTCATTTACTTAGCAGAACGCGCCCTGCAAAACCACAATTTAAAGGGTTTTCGCATATATCTCGCCGCCACAATGGCAATGGGTAGCTACTTTTTAGTAGGACAAGGTATTGAATGGAGTAACCTAGAATTTGGCTTTACTTCCGGGGTATACGGTGGAATGTTTTACCTGCTAACTGGTTTTCACGGTTTGCACGTTTTCACCGGTATTCTGTTGCAGGCGATTATTTTTGTCCGTTCTTACCTTCCTGGTAACTACGATTCCGGTCACTATGGCGTGAATGCGACTTCGTTATTTTGGCACTTCGTAGATGTGATTTGGATTGTTTTGTTTATCCTAATTTATCTTTGGCAATAG
- a CDS encoding FAD-dependent oxidoreductase → MVNKVAIIGIGAGLGGLSVAQALRKQGINAQVYEKARVLRPVGAGLSLVPNGLNSLEAIAPGITELLKAAGSQTQKLKLHKSNGELIGQKSVTLQEKYGQPMLQIRWSRLQEILAPQLPSEAIHLDHRCISFEQNDQRVQVSFQGGKTVQADVLIGADGLNSVVRQTLIGDGEPNYAGRMSWRAVIKYSHEKLLPHEVMTITASDGKIFGFFDLGSGYIPHSAPSTVTHQEKSAKVVHKN, encoded by the coding sequence ATGGTTAATAAAGTAGCAATTATTGGTATTGGTGCGGGACTAGGTGGTTTATCCGTAGCTCAAGCACTCCGTAAACAAGGCATTAATGCCCAAGTTTACGAAAAAGCGCGTGTTTTGCGTCCAGTGGGTGCTGGTTTGAGCCTTGTACCAAATGGCTTAAATAGTCTTGAGGCGATCGCACCTGGTATAACTGAGTTACTAAAAGCTGCGGGTAGCCAAACTCAAAAGCTGAAACTGCACAAAAGCAACGGCGAGTTAATTGGGCAGAAATCCGTAACACTACAAGAAAAATACGGTCAACCGATGTTACAAATTCGGTGGTCGCGTCTCCAAGAAATCCTCGCCCCTCAACTGCCATCTGAAGCCATCCACCTTGACCATAGGTGCATTAGTTTTGAGCAAAATGATCAAAGAGTCCAAGTCAGCTTTCAAGGCGGAAAAACAGTGCAGGCAGATGTGTTAATTGGGGCTGATGGGTTAAACTCTGTAGTTAGGCAGACATTGATTGGAGACGGAGAACCTAATTATGCTGGTCGGATGTCTTGGCGAGCTGTAATCAAATACAGCCATGAAAAACTCCTCCCCCATGAAGTCATGACCATCACAGCATCCGACGGCAAAATTTTCGGGTTTTTCGACTTAGGTAGCGGATATATCCCACATTCCGCACCCTCAACTGTCACACATCAAGAAAAGAGCGCTAAAGTAGTACATAAGAACTAA
- a CDS encoding FAD-dependent oxidoreductase, with the protein MVKKVAIIGAGPSGILLAHYLLRRDDKYQINIYERRSDPRIISFSKSRTFPISLNERGMSALRQIEGLEAAVKAVSVEMTGTLFHQKNGKSRLTPRKIPLVTLDRTNLVIVLLKELSQKYDESRLKIHFDCQCTSVDFTAKTVTFQSITENQGFTVDYDLLIGTDGANSAVREGFLGTENFECEQKYYPTDYKSIFLDNSQNSSLNLKSDNIHTWRLADGTLMVALHQADGTMSGAINFPREKNQIAGLSSTQDVLQFFQENFPEIGQMMTEEEAQAFLNRPIAKILTVRCNHYHQGDSVVIMGDAAHAVSSSIGQGCNAALEDAKVFDHILNEYADNLTESLKQFTIQRQPDGYALVELGDYAFPTSTGLFIEFILREYIAKTLHRMLPNLFPPSLIDIIFETTVSYSEILNLYQGWISKVKKSNEKLLNI; encoded by the coding sequence ATGGTCAAAAAAGTAGCAATTATTGGTGCTGGCCCTAGCGGAATTCTGCTGGCGCACTATCTTTTACGTCGTGACGACAAATACCAGATTAACATTTACGAGCGTCGCAGCGATCCTCGAATTATCTCCTTTTCAAAATCCCGAACCTTCCCCATATCTCTTAACGAAAGGGGAATGAGTGCTTTGAGACAAATTGAAGGTTTAGAAGCAGCAGTCAAAGCAGTTAGTGTGGAAATGACAGGAACGCTTTTTCACCAAAAAAATGGTAAATCGAGATTGACACCGAGGAAAATTCCTTTAGTTACTCTTGATCGGACTAATTTAGTAATTGTGTTATTAAAAGAATTAAGCCAAAAGTACGATGAAAGTCGGCTAAAAATTCATTTTGATTGTCAATGCACTTCTGTAGATTTTACGGCAAAAACTGTCACATTTCAAAGTATTACAGAAAACCAGGGTTTTACTGTTGATTATGACTTGTTAATTGGTACAGACGGAGCCAATTCTGCGGTCAGAGAAGGTTTCTTGGGTACAGAAAATTTTGAGTGTGAACAAAAGTATTACCCGACTGACTACAAATCAATTTTCTTAGACAATAGCCAAAACTCCAGCCTTAACCTCAAATCAGACAATATTCACACTTGGAGACTAGCAGACGGTACGCTCATGGTAGCCCTACATCAAGCCGATGGGACGATGAGTGGAGCCATTAATTTTCCCCGCGAAAAAAATCAGATAGCTGGTCTTTCTAGTACCCAAGATGTATTACAATTTTTTCAAGAAAACTTTCCCGAAATTGGTCAGATGATGACGGAAGAAGAAGCGCAAGCTTTCCTCAATAGACCAATTGCTAAAATTTTAACAGTTCGGTGTAACCATTATCATCAAGGTGATAGTGTAGTAATTATGGGAGATGCAGCCCATGCGGTATCATCGTCAATTGGTCAAGGCTGTAATGCAGCACTAGAAGATGCGAAAGTTTTTGATCATATTTTGAATGAATATGCTGATAATTTAACCGAGTCTCTTAAACAATTTACTATTCAACGTCAACCAGATGGTTACGCTTTAGTGGAACTAGGAGACTATGCTTTCCCCACATCGACAGGATTATTTATTGAGTTTATTTTGAGAGAATACATTGCCAAAACTTTGCACAGAATGCTGCCGAATTTGTTCCCTCCTTCACTCATTGATATAATATTTGAAACTACTGTTTCTTACTCAGAAATTTTGAATTTATATCAAGGCTGGATATCGAAAGTGAAAAAATCAAACGAGAAATTGCTGAATATTTGA
- a CDS encoding IS1634 family transposase, with amino-acid sequence GYSFKENQITYGDIEQRWLVVQSQVRKESDLRKLSQKIIKAEEKAVKELKKLSQDKFACEADAIKALLKISKQFKYHQIEQSNVSEITSKKKDNQPEKFYQIFGTVSRNENQINKEVQSAGRFVIATNILESSVLSNDSMLKEYKAQQSCERGFGFLKDPLFFADSIFLKSPERIESLAMIMGLCLLVYTLAQRQIRAALRENQSTIRNQLGKPTAKPTVRWIFQCFQSIHLVTSNDQIQISNQNKDRDFILRLLPSDCLHYYKFVT; translated from the coding sequence CAGGATATTCATTTAAAGAAAATCAAATAACTTACGGGGACATAGAGCAAAGATGGTTGGTCGTACAGAGCCAAGTGAGAAAAGAATCAGACCTGCGTAAGCTTTCACAAAAAATTATCAAGGCTGAAGAAAAAGCTGTTAAGGAATTGAAAAAGTTATCACAAGATAAATTTGCTTGTGAGGCTGATGCTATCAAGGCATTATTAAAAATATCGAAACAATTTAAATATCACCAAATTGAGCAGAGTAACGTCAGTGAAATCACATCAAAGAAAAAAGACAACCAACCAGAGAAATTCTACCAAATATTCGGGACAGTATCCAGGAATGAAAATCAAATTAACAAGGAAGTACAGAGTGCAGGTAGATTTGTAATTGCCACAAATATTTTAGAGTCTAGTGTACTCAGCAATGACTCAATGTTAAAGGAATATAAAGCACAACAATCATGTGAACGGGGATTTGGTTTTCTCAAAGACCCATTATTTTTTGCAGATAGTATCTTTCTCAAAAGCCCTGAGAGAATTGAATCTCTAGCAATGATTATGGGTTTATGCTTGCTGGTATATACCCTGGCACAAAGACAAATACGAGCCGCTTTACGAGAAAATCAATCAACAATTAGAAATCAGTTAGGTAAACCAACTGCAAAACCTACTGTACGCTGGATATTTCAATGCTTTCAGTCAATTCATTTAGTTACATCTAATGACCAAATTCAAATCTCTAATCAGAATAAAGATAGAGATTTTATTCTGAGGCTTTTACCATCAGATTGTCTTCATTACTATAAATTCGTTACCTAA
- a CDS encoding cytochrome c oxidase subunit II yields MEMRKILNIFTVFVGATIVTVTSLWIGHQAYTWLPPQAAAESVLIDDLISFLVTLGAFIFLGVTSTLIYSLIFHRAEKGDLTDGPHIEGNVTLEVVWTAIPIMLVLWIAGYSYQVYEQMGIQGPMELVHLHNPVGMESAYAAPKDEPVNALAEPVENIDVLAKQWAWVFHYPERNVTSTELHLPSDRRVRLALKSADVLHGFYIPAFRLKQDIIPNHTIDFEFTPIRAGQYRLTDSQYSGTYFATMQANVVVESPEDYHQWLTHAATQKPSPAPNQAASEYAQAASQSVKTGWTTVAPAASPLVNYPGS; encoded by the coding sequence GGTGCAACCATAGTGACTGTAACCAGTCTCTGGATAGGACATCAGGCTTATACCTGGCTTCCCCCCCAAGCAGCAGCAGAGTCAGTGCTAATTGATGATTTGATTAGCTTCTTAGTCACCTTGGGTGCGTTCATCTTCTTGGGCGTAACCAGCACTCTGATATATTCCCTGATTTTCCATCGGGCGGAAAAAGGCGACTTGACAGATGGCCCTCATATTGAGGGTAATGTCACTTTAGAAGTTGTCTGGACAGCTATTCCGATTATGTTGGTATTGTGGATTGCTGGCTATAGCTATCAAGTCTACGAACAAATGGGAATTCAAGGGCCGATGGAACTGGTACATTTGCATAATCCTGTGGGCATGGAATCGGCTTATGCAGCCCCAAAAGATGAACCAGTCAACGCCTTAGCAGAACCTGTAGAAAACATTGACGTATTGGCTAAACAATGGGCGTGGGTGTTTCACTACCCTGAAAGAAATGTTACTAGTACAGAATTGCATTTACCAAGCGATCGCCGGGTACGTTTAGCACTAAAATCAGCAGATGTGCTGCATGGCTTCTATATTCCTGCATTCCGCCTCAAGCAGGATATAATTCCCAACCACACCATAGACTTTGAATTTACCCCCATCCGTGCGGGACAGTATCGGTTAACCGACTCCCAATATAGCGGGACATATTTTGCCACCATGCAGGCCAATGTAGTCGTAGAATCTCCCGAAGACTACCACCAATGGCTAACCCACGCGGCAACCCAAAAACCCTCCCCAGCCCCCAATCAAGCAGCCTCCGAGTATGCCCAAGCAGCTAGTCAGTCAGTCAAAACTGGTTGGACTACCGTCGCACCTGCGGCATCTCCTCTCGTAAATTATCCTGGTTCATAG